The following proteins are encoded in a genomic region of Pectinophora gossypiella chromosome 6, ilPecGoss1.1, whole genome shotgun sequence:
- the LOC126367337 gene encoding uncharacterized protein LOC126367337 produces MTTSGKRGKVLRSDARDIVYNVIKYFQEEKNLERYHPFQYANARAAMATGLSVSTIVKIKKEGQLAEEKKTRIRTPSKGRRGLHNTRVPIDNFDICAIGNIVNSIYDVRKEVPTLNKILASAKKDLNFKGSKTTLRRILKNKLGYRFKKCRQNRSILIEKDNIKAWRARYLRRIRENDALGPDKKPVIYMDETWIHAHYTVSKCWQSSRDKGVRKNDSPGQRWVIVHAGSENGFVSGAGLVFKAKCKTGDYHDEMDGQNFLKYLNEKLIPNLPPSCILVLDNASYHSMQLDKAPTTATRKDDVKKFMKEHNITYREEWTKAELLTELKKQMPEKKYVVDELLKSHGHEVLRLPPYNCDLNPIEHIWNLLKQRVADKNVEQHENKIEQLTKDAISSITAEDWKKQINHIKRVEETYWTRDVTNETEIDDFIIRVGMDSSDDSSSETDTSAEERDSEMSGIEEIDYDDPGEGTSTSTKTGERPSTSQN; encoded by the exons ATGACGACTTCTGGAAAACGAGGCAAGGTTCTTCGAAGTGATGCACGTGATATTGTTTATAACGTCATCAAATACTtccaagaagaaaaaaatttgGAACGGTATCATCCGTTTCAATACGCAAACGCTCGCGCCGCCATGGCCACGGGTTTATCTGTTAGCACtattgtgaaaataaaaaaagaag gtcaacttgctgaggagaagaagaCAAGAATTCGGACACCCAGCAAAGGGAGACGTGGTCTACATAATACTAGAGTCCCCATTGACAATTTTGATATCTGTGCCATCGGAAATATTGTTAATTCTATTTACGATGTGCGTAAAGAAGTACCcacgttaaataaaatattggcaTCCGCAAAAAAAGACTTAAATTTCAAAGGATCTAAAACAACTTTGAGgcggattttaaaaaataaacttggctATCGGTTCAAAAAATGCCGTCAAAACAGATCGATTCTTATAGAAAAAGACAATATTAAAGCTTGGCGAGCCCGCTATTTGCGACGCATTAGAGAAAATGATGCATTAGGACCCGATAAAAAACCTGTGATATATATGGATGAAACATGGATTCACGCCCACTATACAGTAAGCAAATGCTGGCAAAGTTCGAGGGATAAGGGTGTTCGAAAAAATGACAGCCCTGGCCAAAGGTGGGTAATAGTTCACGCAGGAAGTGAAAATGGTTTCGTGAGTGGTGCTGGCCTGGTTTTTAAAGCGAAATGTAAAACAGGTGACTACCACGACGAAATGGATGGCcaaaattttctaaaatatttgaatgaaaaattaATTCCAAATCTGCCTCCATCATGTATTCTAGTACTAGACAATGCTTCGTATCATTCGATGCAATTGGACAAAGCACCAACAACGGCTACTCGAAAAGATGATGTAAAAAAATTTATGAAGGAACATAATATAACCTACAGAGAGGAATGGACAAAAGCAGAGCTCCTAACAGAGTTAAAGAAACAAATGCCAGAGAAAAAGTATGTAGTggatgaattattaaaatcacacggacacgaagtcctaagattgcCCCCATATAACTGTGATTTGAACCCGATTGAGCATATCTGGAATTTGTTAAAACAAAGGGTTGCTGACAAAAATGTGGAACAGCATGAAAACAAAATTGAACAACTAACAAAAGATGCCATCTCATCAATAACAGCTGAAGACTGGAAAAAACAAATCAACCATATTAAAAGAGTAGAAGAAACGTACTGGACACGTGACGTTACGAATGAAACGGAAATAGATGATTTCATTATACGAGTGGGTATGGATAGCAGCGACGATTCATCAAGTGAAACTGATACTTCGGCGGAAGAAAGGGACAGTGAGATGTCTGGGATTGAAGAGATTGATTACGATGACCCCGGTGAAGGGACATCAACGTCTACTAAAACCGGTGAAAGGCCATCAACGTCTCAAAATTAA